Sequence from the Miscanthus floridulus cultivar M001 chromosome 16, ASM1932011v1, whole genome shotgun sequence genome:
tcagaggtgaagtccacctTCACCTTAGGACTCTTCTAATAGGCATTGATGAATGTGGTTTGGTCCTGGAAGCTACTCAACGCGATGGTTCTAACTTTGCACATGAGCATTCTTCTCTTAGATTTTTTCTCTGTACTTACAATATTTTCTCAAAATTGTAATTATTTGGTGCTAAGTGATTAGCATGAAGACAAAGTCCGGATTATGGAAACTCATAAATTTTTGCAACAGTACACAGTAAATGAGCAATTTTTTGAGACAGCAACTTGTGCAAATGGATGCGAACAATTTGCTGATGCCAACTGTTGTTTTGCTTGGTACATGTGAACCAATTATTACGGGAACCATAGCAATGCacgaattttttttttgccaaccACAGCAATGCACAAACAGAGGCAAACTTAAAATGTTGTACACAGGATGAAGCAAGCAAAGCTTGAGAGTAgtgttgtcaaaaaaaacacCTCGAGAGTAATGTCTTACCTCAAAAAGGATGAAGCAAGCAAGGGGTTTGATCGTGGATTGACGGTGCTCTCGGACACCAATCTCCTCAATGGTGTACGGCGGCAGTCCACCTCCACTCTCCTCTACAGCGTCCCGGCAGCGTCTCAGACCACCTCCCTCTCCTCCAGGCACCACTCCTGTGCTTTCTTATCAGTACTCCTGTGCTTTCTTATCAGTACTATGATATCCTCACGGCCTATGATATTCCCATCTCGACTCTGTTAAGTTGATTTCTCATCAGTACCAATTGCAAAAATGTAGAAAAAAATTATGCTATAGAACCAGATGCCTGTGCTTCCTGAGTCTCAGCCTAAAAATTAGCTGTTGAATGGGCAATTGCCACCATCTCTACGTTTCTATGTTTTATAGGTTCTTTTGAGCTCTAGACAGCACCCAGATTTTAGAGCCATCACATCACATTGGCCTACTAAAATCCGACACTCATATGAGTCCTGGCCACTACATATGCACAATTGCATGGAGGCTGAATAAAATGGACGGACATTTAATCATGAAACTGAAGGATCTAATGTCTGCACAGTCTCACTAAATAGAGTATATTTTGAAGGCACAAAAAATAATACAGGCTGGCCAAAGAGGAAATCTCATGAACTCAATTTGAAGGTAGAAATCCTCTGCTGTTGTGTCCCAAACTTCAAACCATAATTGTTCCTACATTATTAGCACGAAGCAATAAGGGAGACTTTCATCTAATAGCATGTCTCCTCATCCTACGTCTATTTACTGGTTATAACTTGCATATGGCAGCATAGAAATATTGAGAAGAAACCTGTATTCAATTCCTCCAAGATCCCAGAAATGACGTGTGCCTCACCTTGGGCCTGGAGGGCGTTCCTCCGCCAGTGCTTGGATGGGGGCCGTCGCGGCGGACTGCGGCAGTTGGACGGCGTTCCGTGGGCCAGGCGTCGCTTAGGGCGGACGGCGCTCCGTGGGCCGGGCGTCGCTTAGGGCGGACGGCGCTTAGGGCGGCGGCCAGGCGTCGCTTAGGGTGGATGGTGCTCCGAGCGGTGCGGACGGACGGCGCTCCGGGCGGCGCTTAGGGCGGCGCGGAGGGAGTCGTGTTGGGGCCGTGGCCCGTGGGAGAGGGCAGCGGCCGGACGGCGCGGAGGCAGTCCCGGTGGCGAAGGGCCCGACGAAACCCGGCGAGGGAATCGGACTGAAGAGGATAGGCCTAGGCACCTGGCAtagggcggcggccgcggcggtcgCCCAGTTGCGCCAGCGCcacgagagagagagcgcgcgggCGAACGGGAGAAGAAATGGCAGCCGGTGAACGGCGCTGCCGTTAGCAGCTTGAGGCGGGGACTTTGGCATTTCACCTATGGTCGCAAACTGGTTTTGCACTTTTACCGTCTCGCAGAGTGGTTTCGCTCGTTTGTCGTTACGAAACCGGTGTAATATGCTGAAATACACTTAGCTAGTTTTAAttcatagaaaaaaaagaaaacactttTTTCCGTTTCTACCCCCGCCTGCTTTGTCCTGTGTCGAGGTccaggccgccgccgccatggcctgaGACGACGGGGACAAggacgtcctcctcctcatccaccAGGTTCCCTCCACATGGAGGAGGGGGCAGCGCCCAGCCTGACGCACCTCCTCCCCTCGCTCCACTGCGTGCCTCCCCCGCCCCCTCCTCCCCCCTTCCGCTCGCCGCCCCCGCCGCATCCGCTGAGCACCGCCTCTCCTTCCGCGGCTGGCTCGGCATCCCCCGCCACTGGGAAGACTGGGTCGCCAAGCTCCGCCCACTCCACGCCCGCCTCTGGCGCCACCTCGGCATCCACGACGCCGTCCGGCCACCGTCACCCTCCAGGACGTCGCCGTCCTCGCCGGCTTCCCCGCCCTCGGCTTCAACCGTAGCGCCTGCAAGAAGGCGCACCACTCCGCTTGGGTCAAGCACTTCCTCGCCGACGACAACGCCGACCCCGTCTTCGAGCACGCTGCCTTCCTCGCGCTCTGGCTCATGCGCTTCGTCCTCCCGGGCCACCCGGAGTCCACCATGCGCCAGGCCGTCTTCCCCATCGCCGTCCGCCTCACGCGCGGGGAACACGTTGCCCTCGCGCCCGCCGTCCTCGCCTCCCGTTACTTCCTAGACATCACGGGGACGAcagcggtggtggaggcggagCGCGTCGACGGAGTCGATGGCGAACTCGACGGCGTCCACGTGCGGGTGCAGGTGGGGGCCCGCGTTCCCGAGTAGGGCGCGGAGCTGGCCGACGGTGCCCTGGTGGAGGACGCAGCCGGCAGCTAGCAGGAGGACGGAGTTGAACATCTTGACGATGCGCGCTCCCAGCTGGTGGATGCTGAGCAGCATGGTGTGTCCACGCGTCTCGGCCATGGCGCGGAGCGCGCCAACGATCTGGAGCGTGGAGGCGCTGCTGAGCAGCACGGTGCGTCCGCGCGTCTCGGCCATGGCGCGGAGCGCGCCGACGATCTGGAGCGCGGAGGCGCTGTCGAGGCCGGAGGTGGGCTCGTCGAGGATGAGCGCGGGCAGGTCATGCACGGCCTCGACGCCGATGGAGACGCGCCTTCGCTCTCAGCCGGAGAGGGCCGATCCGTTTTGACGAAGACAACGACAGGCAGGGGTAGAAATGGAAGGaggtgttttcttttttttttctatgaattaAAACTAGCCAAAGTTTATTTCAGCAGGTTACACCGGTTTCATAATGGCAAACGAGCGAAACCATTTTGCGGGATGGTAAAAATGCAAAACCAGTTTGCGACGATGGGTGAAATGCCAAAGTCTCTTGACCAACGCCTCGCGGTTGCAAATTGCCACAGTGTTAGAGGTATCCTTTTCTCTGTTTTGTTTTAGGAGGAAGCAACGCTGTGACTCAAAATGGCTTGTTGTCATTAAGATATTCGGGGAACTGAATGCTAAACTACAAATTTTGGCCATGCGGATTGCTAGAAGTTTAGTATAGCTGCTTTTTGCTTGACTTGGTACTTCGCACATTTAATTATATATATACAGCAATTCAAATTGCATATAGACCATACGATGCTattaaagctacaaaaaaattaAGGACGCATTTGGTAGCGCTCTACGCATGAgtggcaaccaaacacccccttcgTTTAAGAAGTTTCGAGAATCGTGTTGAGAGAAGTGAGGAGATAGAGGAGAAGCTAAGAATAGTAGCTTTGCTCGAGTCCCTCTCAATCCTATGGGCCCACCATACGGCCGACATCCAGTTTGCCCCAATGCGGGTGAGGGCGACGCGGTGCAGGGTGATGGCGGCACGTGCCAATGAGGGGTGGGAAGAGGCGGACCGACAATGGTGGCACGCAAGGAGATGGCGTGGGGAAGGGCAAGGCCGATGAAGGCATGGGTTGAAGGAACGGCGGCACAACACTGGTCGGGGAGATGACGATGCAACACGAAGATACGGTGGCACATGTGGTAGAGGCGCGTGATGAGGAAGAATAAAGAGAAGAGGAGGCGTGTGGTGATGGCGTGGAAGAGGATAaggtagagaagaagaagaagaagaaataagAAGATTATGGACATTCACTTTTCCCTTTGACTAACAAGGAGAAGCCATTTCTGTAAATATTTTTTTCTAATCAATAAGttcgaagccagaaaaaaaactatttcatcaGAGAAGCTATAGTCGAATTTGGTTTGTCTGGAGTTATAGTTTTATAGCAAACAGACACTAAGAGCATATAGTGCAAAAATTATGAACATTACGCCCTTGTTAAGATCATCTTCCCCAATACCTCAAAAAATAATTAGTAAACCAATGAGTTTTCTAAGTGGCTAAAAAAAGTTGGGAGCGTATTTGTTGGGTACAGAACTCGCTTATAATTTATAAAAATACTCCCTCTACCAAAtcaagacgttttgactttttttattcaTAATATTTGCTATGCATTTAAATATATACCATGTCTAAATGCGTATTAAAAAACAATatgtctagaaaagccaaaacatcttataatttgaaagtaAAGGTAATTTCTTATTTGTTTAAACTGTTTTTATATTATCTTTCTCTCTTATATATATTTGGGGATCATGTTCTTATTTCTTATTATTCGTATGTCCTTCCATCGTCAGATTCATGGTTGATATGTGGAGTATGTGTGTATATTTCCGCACAATTAGATTGATTTTGACTGGGAGTTGAGAGAAATCATTCTACTCGCAATTGTCCAGTGAGCCTTTTTTTGCGAGGCAGGCCCGTGCGGCTTGCATCCTATCTGAATTCTATTACGGGTGAATCAATTAGATCCGGCCCACATAACTCGTGCGCTTAAATGCATGATTCAATCGTCCGCTTTCTagttcctctctctcttcctctaccGTCGCGCCATCACCGGTGCCACCGATGCTGGTGGTTTTGGACTTTGGATTCCTTCCGTAGGAAGGACACTGCCGCTCTTCTGCGTCCTCTCCGCCATCTCCAAGCCTCGCCTTGCCACAGTATAAGGTAAGTTCGTGTTCTCTTGAGGTTGACCACGTTGAACCCGTGCAGCTGTCCCCACGCCTAGAACTAGAATTCTACTAGATCGCCACCAATAGCGGACATATCTTCGTAACATTGGGTGTACATGACATTTTTTAAGATTCTGTCTAATAAATAAATGttaataacaatacatatgaCACTATTAATAGTTTTGAACAACTTGGACTCATGTATATTCGTATATAATTCTAGTACAAACAAGACAATCTTGTCATATTAAAAAGTAAGATAAATAAAGTGGCTATCTTATGACTATTATTTATGGTGGCTTGTTATGGATGTGAATGGAACACATCAATGGACACGTTTATTTATAGCTGCTCATGGCCACTATGGTATTACAAAAAAAATTCTATATTTTTCCTAGTACTTATCTATTTCTTAGATATTTGTAGCATATAATAATATCTAGACCTATAGTGTCCAAGTTTTTGCTATGAAACATAACAAATATATCTTATGTATGCTCATTATTTATCTAGAAAGTTCTACAAATATGCATCGGCATCTTTAGCACTACCATTTAATGTTATTTATTTCAATTAGTCGTGTATGATACTATCTTTAAATCTTTTATGCTTTTCCATGGTCGCCTCTTACCCTAGTGATAAGTTTGGCTCTTTCTTTGTCTCGTACATTTTTTTATTAGAACATCACTTCTTTGATACATACGATGCTCCTCAAGTTATGTTAACAAAAACATGAAACGACACACTCGACATGTGGATTCATCTGTCAGCATATAGCCTTTCTATTTTCTTTCTTCTCTCCTTTGTCGGTTCTTCTTACTCTCGATCCATCTGCAGAGGGCGGTGATCTCCTCCTCTCCCTTTGCGGCTGAGCTCGCCCCAATGTTATACAAGATGCTCGTCTAAGCGTGCTTATGTGCTAGGCGGAGGGGCATCGCGTCGCCAAGGGGATAGATGGACAGCGTGCCCTAGATCCAGGGCTACACTGCTTGAGGGAGGGGCGATAGGTGGCGGAGGAGGTGACGAACGCGCCAGGAGGAGGCTAGTGGCATAGGCGCGTCGAGGAGGAAGGCGCACCGCGGGCGCAACCAGTGACGGATCCAGCGGTGAGATGGATGGGGCTCTAGCCCTCCTACGGCTGCGGGACCCATGGAGCCCCCTTAGCCCCCTAGGAATTTTTGCCATGGATGCACCTTGAGGAGAGGTTGAAGCTGTATGTAAGTTGAAGTCCCCATAGACATTTTTCTGGATCCTGTCCCTAGGCGCAACTGGAGGTAGCGGGTGGAGGCTGGGAGGAGGGCGAGGCAGAGGCGATGGGCGTGGCCTAGAGAAAATAGAGGCAACATCGGCGAGCGAGAAGCGTAGATAAGTGGAGGCAGAAACTGGCGAGGTTGGATGGAGTGGTGACTTAGGTTGGGAAAGATAATACGTAATACATAGGGTGGACTGAGCCTTCTTTTTAATCTTTTTTACAACTTTAAGTCCACAATTTTTTACTTTTCTTTTATTTAAGATAATAATATATGTAGATATATATGAAATGTCTTAGGTGCGCACTAGGCGAGGTCACCGTATAGATACCACCACTTTTTTCTAACCTTGCTCGAAGTTTGGCCCGCCGCCTGAACTCATCTCGCCCGCGGGCTCCTCCATCCGCTCGCGGCGCCGCAATCCGGAGAGGGGACTACGCTAGGTCGAGCACCACCTGGGGCCCAGCGTTCTCGTGCTGCAGCCACTCGCCACTCGCCCCCGCGACCGTCGTTGCTATCCTACTTCGCCAGTCGCCACCTTGGCCGGTGATGAGCACCACCAGGACACCAGGTATTCCCTCGCCTTGGTCCTCCCTTCCTACTGTGCGAAGCCGTGCGCCCAAACCTTAACGTAATTCGTAGGTAAAACCGTGCGCCCAAACCCTAATTACAGGTGTATGTATATGCCTACTAAGTTCGATTGCTTTGCAAAAATTAttgggtgtacatgtgtacacccatgtcATTTACTGGGTCCGCCCGTGATCGCCATAGGGTGCAAATAGGggactgtcgatgttttaccaccaatagcctgccacgggggtccccggggcagtatgttcgggcttcagcatgtgctgaactcgacggttaacgcaagagacagtcgatttatcctggttcaggccctcgatcatggatcgagtaatagccctatgtccagtcggcgttagcctttgcgttggattgattgtcaagtgttgtcttATACAATTGTCGTTCCTCTTTGTctgggagccctgccctcctttatatagtcaggaggccagagtcctagtcggtttataatgagagttactagtaggattactgaatagtactactactaggattacaagggaagaatcctagttagactagatcttctctctcctttgtgggggtatcctatgggtcccgtatcgacaagcccccgagcacttcatggttgagctctgaaagtctcgttttgctccttcaggtcttgatgagtagtaacaaacgtcatccgagtgctttctggagtgaaatcttgtagcgcttcttgggatcttcgagtggtgagtgcttttttgaagaaaaagtacatccatctggttgtagcccccgagcctcttgctatttggaacaaggagctagaggatcttgtcttgaagttgctctatttgttcattgaagttttataaaaaagaactcaaATATatctcgttccgggttctttttgtcgtaatgtcttgaagtggtctacgttgaggaagtcttttggtgacgtgcgcttttttcgaagaaaaagggcactcactgagtgtagcccccgagcctcttgctatttagaataaaaagttggagggtcttgaatctttatgttgtttgaaaatttatgttctgaagtagttcctgagagttgggttatgtcatcatctgagtagttttgcggcatctttttaaagcagccctttagtcttggattaaaccatcatccgagtagtttcgtagcatgcagcctccgagcgtatatccttgttgttttgttcaggaagaactcggatgcgaggtcttggcgtattctttgatagtttgCTGTTGTCAGacgtagttgtatggtggtggttgagtgtaaatgccttttgttcacgggttgtactgtgctggtatattcttccgaatatgctcgtcttcgagtactgttccctctcgcctgagtcatccattattgagtcctgtcttttcactgtgtcctttgttaggcttatttcgttggtactcctagtccatgtgcgccgctcctttgatatataaatactgtcccggagtgcttgttttcatccattggacattctgttgaaaccttcgtggttatgaacatggtagtttgtaaagtagagcagcccccgggcatattttgtagttcctttaCGTCTTGtcatagttggaggaagtcttgtgatagggattagaggtaggctaatcccgcgacaacattgtgccaggatgtacgtggtggtagttggaggaagtcttgtgatgtgggcttcgttccttcatctagcagttctgggttgatcctcgtcgcctgtcttgagactgtccggtgtagatcaacaccatatctagcatcacattggtcttgggtagacagatgcccgccggccttctctgctccatgttgccttaCCATGCTGCcgatttccaccttggatgcactgcatccgtcctttgaagaaaatagtgtagctgatggcggtttgtccttccgagtagcaatttgggacatgtagtcattccagagcctagccatgtccatgttcctctttgctactttgcttttcatggtaccgagttcgttgggtcttgtaagatttataATCTTCTATCTTTGAAGccgcttgtaatggaacgaatcttatcttctgagttgtcttttacttttctgcagtgatccctgtcgttcatgaggttaccgagttctttcttaaataaccgagttcctttgttccttgtgaggtagccctttctttcttcttggttcgacgagttgttcttgtagcgatctgataaccctatcatggtgctagatggataagtctaaaatctgcccgttggtttgtaccgttgtgtggatttgtgccctccatcgttttagctacgtcggtaaatggaccgttgcgttctcacactatGTTTTAACGGAccttgtgggccgtttttattactaaaaaatctatttaaagaccttttatcttcctttcctttgctgcccagctcttgcctttaaaccctagctttcagaaacccgccgccgtcatcgttgctgtcacccgagcaccatcgtcctagcttcatcttccctagtgcctttttgcttccgccagttcatgggaaagaagaaaaccgcaaacaagtcccaggcgaccttcgtggacgaggagtcatccctttctttgatcgaaaaccaggagttcatggccatgagggctgctcagaaggtttggccggctccaacaacaagcgaagatcatctgcgcgagctcgtcagcgatggcttgatccaaagcaaagtcatcactgaatggagagttctgggtgagcatcgggttccagctccgggtcttggtgagattgtcctcttcgtttcctttgtccacgCCAGACTTTGCCTttctgcttccgccttccttcatcagtttcttggttattttggggttagtctgaaccatctaacccctaatgtcGTTCTCTATCTTtctattttcgttcatctttgtgaagctttccttggagtccctccttctctatctctttttcgctttttctttcgtctgaaacctcaaccccgccacgAAGAAActagcgttcttggcggttgcgggattcaatttcgccagggtctcaagattaagttttttgactatgacctggtcgattctataaaagattggcgtgccgagtggttttacgctgccaatttgatcccttcccttgtcgtccactctggatctggtcctgtggtgaatgatcgatgggacaagaaacttgagtcacctgctgagattcaagtgatccagccacttcttgataggattagtatactgaaacagcagggtttgaccggctttggtattattTTGAGCTTTCTTCGTCATCGAGTTCAGCCTtcgaaagagcgggagcaccttggcttcgagtattctggggccgaggatccttcacgcatggtcccggctcttgagctgaccggtgaggaggtactcgagcgtctccagaagatgctgaaaggagtgagcgttattcctcctgctgtctccaagttctctgccaacaacccgtccccagctgtgagttgtctgtctctttgtttgggtactttatgtagtCTTGCTGTAtacatttttgcttagcttttctttgtcttggtgttttatcctttttcgcaggagcttgggcggaactttatcgacccgatccctcttgatgttctccccgc
This genomic interval carries:
- the LOC136511652 gene encoding uncharacterized protein — translated: MRFVLPGHPESTMRQAVFPIAVRLTRGEHVALAPAVLASRYFLDITGTTAVVEAERVDGVDGELDGVHVRVQVGARVPE